TGCTTCCAACAGCTGAGCCTTGCTGGGATCATTGTCGGTAATTCCTTGCATTTCTGTCAGATCCTTGTGGTTTGTATTGTAACTGCTTTTGAAGTTGAAGCACCAACCCGGAATAAGATTATAAGAGAATTTGATTGTGTGTATATGCAGGAAAGGAAAATGATCCAGTAAAAGACTGACCTAGGGGGTTTATGAGTTTGTTCTCTAGACTCTACCTTCAATGTTCTAACTCCCAAGCTCCAGTGGTAGCAATCTTAGATCAGAACTTGTGGGTGATTTAACTTTGAGAGAATAGAGAATATAGAGACTGATGGCATGTTATTGTATGAGAGGCAGAGAGCTAGAAATGGAAAATCTAAAGCAGTACCTGAATGGCTTGTCTGAACCATGCCGATCTTCAGCTGAAGCCCACTGTCTTCCATCTGCGCTGCCCAAAGAGGAACTGCCCTTCAAATGAAGGGTTAAATTGGAGAGAGTGCCAGTTTGGGCCTTCCTATCTAAAGATGAGCCAAAGTTGCCCTTGTGAACAAAACATCCAAGAGGGGCAAATGGGTCACTCCTAACATGCATCTTCTGAGGAGGGGGGAGATCACAATTCTCAATATGGTCAAGTGACTTCTGCACCACCAAGGAAGCCAATTCATCTGTATCTGCTGTGCGCCACCACGGCTCATTTTTCTCAACCCCAATCCATGAAGATTCTGAATCCAAATAGAGCTCATTGGGTTGTTTGGAAGCTGAGGAGCCAATAGGCTCTGTCTCCACTAATTCGTAGTACTTCCACATGTTGTTAACTTCAAGGTCTTGGGCATTCTTACTATTTAGAGCATTTACCTCTTGCTTTCCAAAGTCAGGATCTTTCTCTACACAACCAGCAAAGTTTATATTATCTACATCAAAAAAAGATTCAGTGTTCTTGCCACCATCAACACGTCCGCTACCATCTTCATTCTGTGCATAAGCCCCATCAAGTTCAGAGGTCTTGCTTGCAGTTCCATCTATTAACATTTCTACCTCTGCCTCCAAGGCATTTAACTGTTCAGATGTTAAACCCTTTTGGTACCCATAGTTAGGTTGAAGCTGAAGCCACCATCTTGTATCAGGGGGCAGGTTGGAATATGAAGTCCTGTTTAAGGGCATGAAACCTACAGGGGGATGATCAGGTCCATCTGCTGCATTGGCATGTCCTGCATCAGCCTGTTtggatgatgaagatgaagatgggcAGCAAGCTAATTTTGGAGCTCTTTTAGCATCTTCTTGGACAAAGCAACGATTAGCTGCTCTTTGCCAAACAGCCCTTGCTTCTGCTGCTGCCATCACCCTTCTATTCTTTAATACATTTTACTATGCAAAATATGGGTCTGTTAGAAAAGAACAGGCATCAGATTAACTGCTATTCCTTGTTCAATGGAAAACTGAGGGCTGAACGTTAAAGCTGAAAAATGTGCACAATATAAGCAAGATGACTATGAAAAGTTAACTGCTGTTATGAAAGAATGGAAGATAACCAAGGGTTAAACGTTAAAGCCGAAAAAAGCATACACAATATATTCAAAGATGCCTGTGACAGTTCTCTACACCAAACCAAAATAGATGACCATGAAAAGTTAACTGTTATTCATGAAAGAACAATAGATAGCTGATAGTTGAACGTTAAAGCtgccaaatgaaaaaaaaaaatgcacgaTATGTTTCCATTAATATCTAATTAGGAACCACCTTGAAAACGAGACTAAGCAATTGTGCTCTCAAGACAAAGGGTAGGGTTAAAACCTCAAACAAACTgaccaaaaataaagaaacaaatattcATCATCCtggaaaaggaaaatcaatCCAACAAGTATCTCTTATCAGAAGACGCCTCTAACAAACTGCTAAACCACTGTTTGGATCTTTGAAACAATGacaaaagggaaaggaaaatgctaaaaattactttaaaatgcACTCCTCTCCTCAACCAATTTTAGCATTTCCCATTCCTTTCTGTCACATTTCTATCATCCAAAATGAGTCTGAAGGCAGTCTACGGTCATCCGAGAGACTTTCAAAAGCACATTCATAACAATGCTAAATGACCCTCAAAATCATTTAATACGAAACCACAGCACTTGATCCGGGAACTTGATCTGAATACTTGTAATTCAACGCTTAAGTAACTGCAGGAAAGTAGATGGTGTCCTCTTCCTTAAGGAATCATCTCCACAAGTAAAATAGCTTCTAAACGATCAAATTGGAAAACGATCAATTAAACATCTATGATAATAACGATGGAATCCATATAAAACATGaatcataaatttttcttttgtcttttcatGGAGTTTCCACCAAACACACCCCAAAATCATCATTCCAAATTCCAAACATAATAAATCGCCAGATCAaatccaaaaaacaaacaataccaATCAAAATCTCTAGATTTTCAAACTCACCATACAATTCACAAAAAGCAATACATCACCGAATCTGATCCAACCTTCGTATAATCAATACAAAACACCCAAAGTCACACAGCTAAGATGACCCagcaaaaaataaacaaaacccGCCTCAGGACACACCCACGATAGCAAAACTATATGCTTGAAAGCACCCCAAAATTGAATCAACGTTTAGATAAACCTCGCAACACATGCACTCaagtaaacaaacaaaaaaaaaattactcaaaaTAATCTCACAAAACTGCAAAATTTccatgaaaaggaaaaattagaaaaaaggaaaatacatCTTTATGATCAAAATATAGACGTGGGTGGGGTACACTAATAATTGAAGAGAAAGGGCGAGAAAACATTTCTCTATACACACCCACATATCTATATATGgagatagagagaaagaaagaccTGTTTTGGcaacaaaagaacaaagaatTTGGGTTGAAGTGAATGCAAAGAAGAGATGGGCAGATGGGTATATATTAGATTGAAGAGATTCAGCGTTATTTATGATCCAAAACCGCTAATCAAACGCTCAGAAGTCTCTTCATCCCCTGTCGGAGAACTCCTTTGTTTTTCAGTTACCTATTTCTTTGTATCCGCGTCGATCAAAACGGTGTCGTTTCAATGAGACCCTCACCCTGGTCCATTTCAAATGCTTGTAGTTTTGCCAAAGTGGGGCCCCTAGTTTTATCAACTTGGAAATCTCTAAAATGTGATACTCATACCGAAACAAGCATGTTCGATGCTATACACGTGGACCCGAGGTGGGAAATTTATTGGTGGTGATGGGTCCACCTCATTTCCAGGATAAGGCCACTTTGAATCTTTGTTTATTCTGAGAACCAAACAGGGGTAATAAGAAAATCATACAGGGGGCCACGTGGGGTCTCAATTCAACCACCCTTTCGGCCATTCctaaatggaaacaaataaataaaaacaaaaataagcatTTTAGATCCATTTAATTTCAACCTTCACAATTAATAACACTTTTTTCTATCATATCTTTGAATAtctggaaaataaaaaatattaatcataaaaaacataaataaaatatgaaaaacataatacaaaaaatatgatcaatttgtaaataatataaataaggcAGACTATAGATTatgattaatattaaaattttaatataaacttttttggatataaaaaataaaattagaagggGATTCTTAGATACCGTACCATAAAAAGTCGTCGTTGACAAAAGGTTCGATGGTCAAATGGGTTTTATACtatttaacattttcttaaattttgtggaattgtggcCATATTCAAAACAGTTGATCAACAAACGGGTCCCACCATGACATATTGACCGTCCGATGCTTGGTGAAACAAGGACAGAGAAAGGATCTGGTCTGTGTGCGCCCATGGTATTATGGGTGAGCCCACATTAGCTTTTGAGACATCTACGTGACAAATTGAGGTGAAGCAGAGATGTAGGGGTCCACGTGGCAAGAGGTGATTGGTGAAAGAAAAGATTTTAGGGTATAAGTTGGGTGAATCTTTTTACAAGCAACGTATTAAACAGGCaaatgattgattgattgattcttAGACACGTGGTTTTGGCATTCAACACAGAAATCAACTTTCGATTCTAATGGCTGCCCACAAGATTGTGTAGTGTGTACATGAACTTCCAGggtaatttatgaaaaatatgtatgtattaaaaatatcaaaattgcCCCTCATACCATAAAAGGGTGAAGAAAGTAACAATTGGGACCAACTGGTGACAGATCAGAGATATAGACACAGGCCACATTTTGGATGGTGATGGGTGATTGCAGAAGTAAATATGTGGCATGAGGGAGGATTCCTGAGGAGCAACATTGATGACAGACCATGGGCCCATGGGCCCGTGGCCTCAACTGGTTTAAACTTTAAACATCCAATCTGATATTATGGCATTTAAGAAGAGGAAATCTTACAATATATTTCAGCTATAACAGCtcaagtaaataaaaatgacaGCACTCATCTGTTCTTTGTCTGTATACAACTGCTTTTAAGGGGAATGTTTACAAGTCTACATCAACTGAACAAATGAATAAGATTGGAAGCAGTTAAAGACTAAAAGGGGTCTGTTTGTTTTTGATATACATGCAGGCCAATGTAATGTAGAAGTCCTATAGTTTGACAACATTAAACAAAAATGGTCCCAATTTTTCACAGGAATTGATGGCCTTGAAGAGTAGAGGACATGAAAAAGGATGAAAAAAGGGTTGGGTAATGGactgtttttccttttcttgaaaaaaattggCAATGTCTCATTTGGGGATTAAAGTTTGATGAGTGGCCAAACAAGTGACCTTTGGTGGGTGCTTTGTTACTGGTAGAAACCTTTAGCTGAGGAAAGGGTGGAATGGATTACTGAAGAAGAGGGTTTATAATTCTCTTTTGCTTCCTTGTAATAGTTTGCAagaatttagggttttttttttgaaggctaTGATGGTGAACAGTTTCAAAAGGAGTGGCCAGGAAAGCAAGAAGCCTACACTGTTGACCGAACCAAATTAGGTCGATGACCGTAGTAGATGGAGGAGTGTGGAAAATGGCACCAACCTTGAGCTGCTAATCTGTTTCTCAGATTCAAAGCTTCTGCACTGTTCACTCTCTGGAAAGGTTTCAAGTGAGCTCAGATGGAACCGGAGATCAACTTTTTCATGTACTCTGCATAGAATCCCTGAGCTCAATCAGTTTTACAGAGCCATCGCCACCGCATGTCAGAAAACCATGAGAAACAACTTGTATATCTGTAACAGCAGCCTGCAACATTCAAATGAGATGTTGATTTCGTGTAGCCACACAACTAAAAGCAATATATGTTTCTAATATAATCATAATTCTATTTCCAATATGATTATCATTGAATATCAAGTTGAAAGCAGTGAAAAAATATTACCCTAACAACTCCACCAAAGCCACGTGTGTTTGGCTGCAGAAAGGTGTGTCTTTCATGCAATTTCGGCCAATGAAAAACTAACTTGGCTCTATTAGCATCCCAAAGTTTAACATCTCCATCTTTGCTTCCCGTTAAGAACAAACTGGTATTTGGGATGGTAGATATTTTGGTAACACTCCCTTCACTCAAATCAATAGACAAGcgatattagaaaaaaataaatgaaattaagttaTAATCATATAAGGGACACAATGTAACCATACCTAAGTGAGCCTTTGGTATATACCAAAGCATCCCATTTAAATTTTGGTCCCCAATTTTACTAGGCAACCCTGTCTGGGAGTTAGCCATCAAAGATGAGTTAATGCTTTGTTCACCCTTATCAGCATGCCTATGCCGTTTAGTCCTTCCGGTTGCTATGTAGCGGAAGTCATGAAGTCCAACGTCACCACCTTTTCCACCAGTCACAATAAGGGGAGAAATAGAACCACTTCCAATGACATTGTTGAACACACAAAGGGAGCGGGCACCGCCTTTTCCAAGAACAAAAAGGATGAAAGGTTGGCATCAGAACAAATGGGAAACTTAAACTAAAGTTATGTGCGAGGTTACTAAACTAAACTCATCATGGTTGAATGGAAAATAGGAAGACAGTATATATAACATTAAATATGCAAGCCATGTTTGGATGAGAATAGTTGAGGCGGGTGGGGGGAGTGGGGGAAGAACAATGCAACCAAAATTCTCATTGCagtaaaacattttaaaaagaagaaaaccttCATGGCACATAATGGAAGCTCGAGAGGTTGAGGGTGGAGCCAATGTGTCCCATATAATCACATTAACACCATTGGAGCCATATCCAGATGCAGCAATGATGGATCCACTTGAAGTAACATAAGTGACATCCCTGCAACCAATATTACAGAAGGTACCACTTAATTGtaaggatttatttttaatggacAGAATCAAGAATAGGAGAGAGCAGGCTATTGGCATTGTGACTAGCAAAACTTCTAAGCTATGATCTTCCACCAACATTGTCATGATTTCCATATGATCATTAATCATTAGAAACAATGCATAATGAGATGAATAAGGGGAAAATCTGGCCAGGACATAGGGAAAGAAAGTTCTTGCTAAAGGTAGATGAAGTCACTCTGccttcaattttgaaaaattaaagaaattattttccaaaaagtCCTGCTTTTGTTTCATTCCAAATATGAGTACTAGGGGAAATCCAAAAATCAGTTCCAGGATCTAACTCTCACTCCCAGACAAGCTAAAGTGAAATAACACTGTAACTGAAATTGCCCATAGAAGTCTAAATGAATAGAATACATACGATGCATGGCCATTAAAGCAAAGAGATGATTCTGTTGGACGGATGTTGCTCCTTCCTCCCACCTCAAGCTGCCAAGTGCATACAGTTCCATCTAATGCAGCAGTAGCGAATCTATGTCCACAGTGATCAAACTGCACAGCTGATATCGATGCAAGAGCATAAGGTGGAGGGACATTCGCAGCTGGAAGCACACCATAAGTTGCAGTAGCTTTGTCCTTGCCAAACTGCACTTATTAGAGAGTGAGAGAGCAATAACAATTAGCAAATTGTAACCCTACAGTATCATTGCAGTACTATATCTTTATGTATTGCATTTGCATGTCAAGTAATATTTTATGGCTTTCTTGCACGCCATTCTTCTGTTAATTTTAGGAATATATACATCGCAACAAAATGGAGGGGTAGGACAGGACTAGCATACACATCACCAAACcaagaaaacaaggaaaaataaataaattacttaaaaatgaaTCATGAGACAATTTTCAGTTTCTTCCCCCTTATCATCCTTTTTAGTGCATTAAAGACATCAATGGCACCAGCAAGGCTATTGCAAATGCTGACATCAACCCTGAAAACTCATTGTTATGAGGAAAAGAATCACCCAATTGATCCCCAAGCTCTGCCAAGGAACTATATCTAAAAACACAAAGATCAAGACATCAACTTCTATCGTAAGGCTTTCCCTCTCCTATGAACACCACAAGTACCTCAACAGACTAACCCAGGGGCCTCAGGCAATTGATGTGGTCCATAGATGAAAAAAAGGACATGCTATGCATATGACAGTAGAAAATTTTATTGCTGACAAATTTTCATACCTCCCATAAGTAGATGTGTGTGTTGCTAGAGCCAGCTAAGAAGAAAGGCCTAGAGGGGTGACTTGATAAAGCCCTTGTACTAATATTTTCAACAGTGGCTGGTGGATCAACAAACTCTTCAAAATCGTCTTGAGTCTCCCAGCCTAAGCCAGATGCACCCATACCGGCATAACCAGGAATTCCAAATGCACCGCCACCTGTTAAGTCTCTCCCTGGTCTGGCCAAAGAACCAACACCAATGGTTGCTCCACCCAGCCCAAGGTGTGCCCCCTTCTTGCTCCCAAGACCAACACCTGGAGAAACAGGTGTTGGAACTGGGGTTGATTCAGACCCAGCCCACCCATTCTGTGGCCAATCAGCCTCTGACCAAATATATTCTGATTGATCCCTGAAAGGCAGCTCATCTTcccaattaaagaaaattattcccTGAATCAGATAGAATTTAATGTCAATACACATAATCCATGAAtgtaaagaaaaggaaaaggaaatttaaTGGATCTTATTGTTGAAGCAATGTCATCAGTTGTTTTCTTTACATCATGTCCAGAGCATAAAACAAGCCTATGATGACCATgctatttaatttcttttagctGTGTACTCAACAAAGAGGAGCTACCAGGCAGCTTGATAGAAGTTTCCACTCAAGGCATTGTATTGATGAGAAAAGGATAAGAAAAAAGGGTCAGCACGAAACAATTCTGTATGCAGTGggagcaagaaaaaaaaaaaaactaaaaatctaaaaatctaaaCAGCCTTTCATGTCCTTTCTTTAGAAGGAATTGCTATTCttctttctataaaaataaattacactGAATGCATACTCACAGATATGGAAAATGATTCCAAAAACCACCAGGTGATATTTCTGGGAGTTGTTCTTTCTCTAAAATGTCTTGTGAAATTATCATGAAAATCTTGAGGATAATTGAGAGAATGACATTCAGCATTAATGAAATACAAAAGCATAGAAGATATGAGCTAAAATTAACTGGACCaagattagaaaaaagaaagcaaactaaaactgattttaaaaacacaCATTTTAGAGAGCCTTCCAGGTGATGAGCAGCTAAAAAGTGCTGATAGCATAACATGGGAGGAGCATTTCACAACAGCTATTCAATCCATTTAGATACTTCTGCATTTCCCAAAGAGTTAAATTTTGCAAAAGCTACACATAATAATAGTAAGTGTCTGCATGAACTTCACTTCTTTTTGGAACCCAAGTTGCCTAGCTTTAGTTCTTGAGGCTTGGACTGAGGATGcaaggagagagagagtgttCCCACACAAAATGTTCTATCAGGTCGCAAGGGATTGTTCTATCCATAGATTGAGGAGGTTTCAGGTTTGATTTTATCTGCCCAAAGAAGGTGCTTATTAAAAACTTCATTTCATTGTTGTTTGcataaattgattttcattgaCTCAAAAGTGCAAGAAGATGGAATTTGAACATTTCTTGGATGGAGAAAGAGA
The sequence above is drawn from the Vitis riparia cultivar Riparia Gloire de Montpellier isolate 1030 chromosome 15, EGFV_Vit.rip_1.0, whole genome shotgun sequence genome and encodes:
- the LOC117932265 gene encoding uncharacterized protein LOC117932265 isoform X1 gives rise to the protein MAAAEARAVWQRAANRCFVQEDAKRAPKLACCPSSSSSSKQADAGHANAADGPDHPPVGFMPLNRTSYSNLPPDTRWWLQLQPNYGYQKGLTSEQLNALEAEVEMLIDGTASKTSELDGAYAQNEDGSGRVDGGKNTESFFDVDNINFAGCVEKDPDFGKQEVNALNSKNAQDLEVNNMWKYYELVETEPIGSSASKQPNELYLDSESSWIGVEKNEPWWRTADTDELASLVVQKSLDHIENCDLPPPQKMHVRSDPFAPLGCFVHKGNFGSSLDRKAQTGTLSNLTLHLKGSSSLGSADGRQWASAEDRHGSDKPFSSYNTNHKDLTEMQGITDNDPSKAQLLEALRHSQTRAREAEIAAKQAHEEKEHIISLFLRQASQLFAYKQWFHLLQLENLYSQIKNKDHPISTLFPVTLPWTPYKAKKQRKSWQKATKGRRGKRAQPRYDISKYAVAFALGLSLVGAGLLLGWTIGWMLPTL
- the LOC117932265 gene encoding uncharacterized protein LOC117932265 isoform X2, producing MAAAEARAVWQRAANRCFVQEDAKRAPKLACCPSSSSSSKQADAGHANAADGPDHPPVGFMPLNRTSYSNLPPDTRWWLQLQPNYGYQKGLTSEQLNALEAEVEMLIDGTASKTSELDGAYAQNEDGSGRVDGGKNTESFFDVDNINFAGCVEKDPDFGKQEVNALNSKNAQDLEVNNMWKYYELVETEPIGSSASKQPNELYLDSESSWIGVEKNEPWWRTADTDELASLVVQKSLDHIENCDLPPPQKMHVRSDPFAPLGCFVHKGNFGSSLDRKAQTGTLSNLTLHLKGSSSLGSADGRQWASAEDRHGSDKPFSYNTNHKDLTEMQGITDNDPSKAQLLEALRHSQTRAREAEIAAKQAHEEKEHIISLFLRQASQLFAYKQWFHLLQLENLYSQIKNKDHPISTLFPVTLPWTPYKAKKQRKSWQKATKGRRGKRAQPRYDISKYAVAFALGLSLVGAGLLLGWTIGWMLPTL